Within the Saccharopolyspora gloriosae genome, the region GCTCCACCAGCGTCGCCGTCGTCGAACGCGCGCCGTTGAGCAGTTCGTCGAGCTGGGCGTCGTGGCGATCGATCAGTTCGGCCGCGCCGGTGATGCCGGTCAGCGCCTGCCCCAGCAGCTCCGGATCCTGCGGGGAGACCTCGCGGACGGTGGACATCATGCCGCGCAGCGCCTCCAGGTCGAGCTCGCCCGCCGTCTCCGTGGCGTCGGTTCCGAGCTCGTCGAGGCTGTAGGGGATCCGGGTCCGTTCCCGCGGGATCACCGCGTCGGCGGCCAGTTCGCCGAGCCCGGCCGGTTCCACCGCCAGGTAGCGGTTGCCCATGACCGTCGCCAGCCGCACCGAGGCCGAGGTGGTGGTGCCGAGACGCTGCTCCCGGTCCAGCCGGAACGTCACCCGCACCCGGTCGCCGGCGATGTCCATGCCGGTGACGCGCCCAGCGGGCACGCCCGCGACGTGCACCTGGGCGTCGGTGGTGAGCCCGCCCGCATTGGCGAATTCGGCGGTGTACTCCCGAGTTCGCCACAGGAAGGACAGTTGCGGCACCGCCACCACCAGCCCGAGCACCAGCAGCAGCACGAGGATCCCCGCGCCTCCCACGACGATCGGGTCCGGGTCCCGGCGTGAACGTCGGCTCATCGGCACACCTCCGAGTGCGGACCGCCGCCGAGGTCGACCTGCGCCCCGCCGACCGACACCCGCAGGTTGCAGACGTAGATGTTGACCCAGGTTCCGTAGTCCAGCGTCCGGTTCAGCTTCGTGACCAGCTCCGGCAATCCCTGCACGGCGGTGTCGAACCGCTGCCGGTTGTCCACCCAGCCCTGCGACATCGTCCCGAGCGCGTCCACGTCGCGGGTCAGGTTCGGGGTGATCTGATCCATCGAGCCGCGCACCGAGTTCGCCAGCGCGCCGCCGGCGTCGAGCGCTTCGGCGATGCGGCCCCGATCCTCGGCCACGGCGGAGGTCAGTTCACCGAGCCTGCCGATCAGCGTCCGCAGCTGCTCGCGGTGCTCGGTCGTGGTGGCCAGCACCGTGTTCAGGTTGACCAGCACCTCACCGATCACCTGGTCGCGTTCGGTGAGCCCGGAGGTCACCGACACCACACGCTCCAGCAGGCTCGTCACAGTGCCGGATTCCCCTTGGAACACCGCGATCAGCTCATGGGCGAGCTGGTTGGCGGCCTGCGGGTCCAGCGACTCGAACAGCGGCTTGAAGCCGTTCATCAGTGCCGTGAGTTCCAGTGCGGGCCGGGTGCGTTCGAGCGGGATCGTCGCGCCCTCCGGCAGGACGCCACCGGAGTCCCCGGCGTCGAGGGCGATGAACCGGCTGCCGAGGAGGTCGGCGTAGCGGACCACGGCTCGGGTACCGCCGGGCAGCGGCTGTTCGGCGAGCACCTGGAAGCTCACCACGGCGGTGCCGTCGCGGAGCCGCACGTCGTCGACGACGCCGACGCGCACTCCGGCGATGCGGATCTCGCTGCCTTCTTTGACTCCCTGCGCGTCGGTGAACTCCGCGCGATAGGAGCGAGTGCCGCCTTCGAGGGGATGTTCGAGGGTGTTGACCACGAGGACCGCCGACAAGACCGAGACGACGACGAACGCGGTGAACTTGACGGCGGTCGCGGTGAGGCTCATCGGGTCACCACCTGCGTTCCGCGCACGACCGGGCCGAACAGCAGGCCCAGCAGGTCATCATCCGGCGCGGCCCCGGCAGCGGGCTTCGCAGAGTCCCCTGTGGACGGTGCGGGCGCTTCGATCGGGCTGGTGAACAACCGCTCCAGCTCCCCCTTCTCCCGCGCGGTGCCGACACTGCCGACAGCGCCCCCGTAGGTCGTGGCCTGCGGGCAGTTCGGGCCGTCCAGCCCCGGATAACGCGGGCAATCCGCCGGCGTGTACGGATGCGGGTCCTCCAGCGTCACCGGCGCCCGGATCTGGAAGCGGTCATCGACGAAGGTGCGGCTCGCGTTCGAGGTGAACTCCCGCAGGTCGTGCAACGTCTCGGTGATCCGGTCCGCGTTGCCGCCCAGCACCTCCGAAGCGGGCCGCGTGACGTGCACGACCTCGATGGCGCGGGCCGCGTTCTCGTCCAGGAACCGCTGCGATCGCCCGGCCAGTTCGGTCCCGGCGCCGAGCAGGTCGGTCAGGTTCTCCCGCTGCTGCACCACGGTTCGCGACAGCACCACCGCATCGTCCAAGGTCGCCAGCAGATCCGGTGCCGCCGTGGCGAGCTGCTCGGTGAGCCCGGCGACCTCGCCCAGCTCACCCACCGTCTCGGCCGGGTCGAACCTGCCGGAGAGGTCGTGCAGGGTGTCGATGGTCTCGCCGAGCTCGGCGCCGCGACCGCGCAGCACGTCGGCCATGGTGCCCAGCGCCACCTGCAGCTCCGCGGGCCGCAGGTTCTCCAGCAGCTCGAACATCCGGGTGTAGGCCTCGTAGATCCGCACCGTGCCCGCGTCGGTGTCCGCCGCGATCTCCGCGCCCGGCTGCAGATATCCCTGGGACGCGGCGGATTCCGCACCGGCGAGCTCGACGTACTGATCACCGAACAACGTCTTCGGCAGGATCCGCAGCCGCACTCCCGCCGGAATCGAGTCCATCGTGGACGGATCAATCCGCAGGGTCAGCCGGGACCCCGCCGTGCCCGCACTGACCTCCGCGAGCTCACCGACCACCACTCCCCGGTACCGGACCGCCGAGTTCACCCGCACCGGCCCCGCCGCCGCGGGAACCTCGGCGCTCACGGCCGGGTCGGAGTCGAACGCCTCCGCCCCGCCGAGCACCGCGAACGCCGCTGCGGCCAGCACCACCACAACGCCGCCGATTCCGCGCAGGGCGAGCGAAGTCCGGCTCACGCCGCCGCGCGTCAGGTCCACCATCACTGCACCCCCAGCGCGGGCAAGCTGGGGCTCAAGCCCCAGAACAGCAGTGTCAGCAGCATGTCCACGAAGGTGATCGCGACGATGCTGGTGCGCAGCGCCCGTCCCGCCGCGCGCCCCACTCCTTCCGGGCCGCCCGTCGCGTAGTAGCCGTAGAAGCAGTGCACCAGCGTCACCAGCATCGCGAACACGACGGCTTTCACCAGCGATAACCCGACATCCGACGGGGCCAGCAGCAGCTGGAAGTAGAAGTCGTAGGTGCCGCCGGACTGGCCTTGCAGGTTCACGACCGCGACCCGCGTCGCGATGTAGGACGCGAACAGGCCCACCAGGTACAGCGGCACCACCGAGATGAACGCCGCCGCCATCCGGGTGCTCACCAGGAACGGCAACGAGCGCACCGCCATCGACTCCAGCGCATCGATCTCGTCGGAGATCCGCATCGCTCCCAGCTGCGCGGTGAACCCGGTGCCCACCTTCGCGGCCAGCGCGATGCTCGCCACCAGCGGAGCCAGCTCCCGGGTGTTGACCATCGCCGACATCAACCCGGACATCGGCGTGAGCCCGATCAGGTCCAGCCCGCGGTAACCCTCCAACCCCACCTGGGTGCTGGCCACGAACGACATCGCGAAGATCACGCCGATGGTGCCGCCCCCGGCCAGCAACGAGGCCGAGCCGAAGCTGATCTCCGCGACGAGCCGCGCCACGTGCTTGCGGTAGCGCGCCGGCGCGAACGGCACCGAGGCGATCGCCCGAAAGTAGAACGTGACCTGCACACCCCACGCCACCAGCAGGTCGAACAGCCCCCGGGTACGCCGCCGCGCCGCGCGGACCAGCAGATCCGCCATCAGAACTCACCCTTCGGCGGCAGCAGCAGCGGGTGCAGTTCGGTCAGCACGGTGTTCGCCACGAACACGAGCACGAACGCCATCACCACCGCCTCGTTGACGGCGTCGCCCAGCCCGCTCGGACCGCCTTTCGCGGTGAGGCCCTTGAACGCCGACACCACGGCGGCCAAGACCGCGAACGTCCCCGCCTTGATCTCGGCCATCAGGAACCCGCCCGGGTCCGAGTACGTCGTCAGCGTCGCGAGGAACCCGCCGGAGGAACCCCCCAGCAGCACGTGCACGAACAGCGTGGCGCTGATGCCGATGGCCATCACCACGCCGTTGAGCAGCACCGTCACCAGGATCGCGGCCAGCACCCTCGGCACCACGAGACGTTCCATCGTGGACAACCCCATGACCTCCATGGCCTCGGTCTCCTCGCGCAGCTTGCGCGAACCGAGGTCGGCGCAGATCGCCGAGCCGCCCACTCCGGAGATCATCAGCGCGCACACCAGCGGCGCCGCCTGCCCCACCACGACGAACGCCACCACCGCCCCGGCATAGCTCTCGGCACCGAGCTGCCCGGCGAGCGAGCCGATGTTCACCGCCACCAGCACGCCCAGCGGAATCGTCATCAGCACCGCGGGCAACGTGCTCACCGAAGCCAGGAACCAGGACTGCTCCAGGCATTCCCGCCACGACAACCGGCGCCCCAGCAGCGCCCGCGCTCCGGCGCGCGCGGTCCGCACCGAGAACACCACCAGCATCCCCGCCTGGGCCGCCGCGTCGGCGAACGGACCGCGAGGTGGCGGTGTCTCCAGGGCCATCGTCGGCTCCCTCCGAAGTGTGATGCACCTCCTAGAACGAGTGTTACGTAGCATGCGTTACGGAACAAGTGTTTCGAATTTTCGGGGAGAGTCACCGTGGCCAAGAAGATCCGCGACCCGCGCTCGCGCCAGCACATCGTGGAGGCGGCGTGGCGGCTGCTCGCGCACCGCGGCCTCAGCGCCACCACCGTGCGAGCCGTCGCGGCCGAAGCCGAAGTGTCCACGGGATCGGTCACGCACTACTTCGAGGACAAGGCCGAGTTGATCAACGAGGTGCTGCGGCACAACGGGAAGATCGCGTCGCAACGCGTCGCGGAAGCGGTCGGCGACCGGCATGGGCTCGACGCGGTGCAGCGCGCCACGCACGGGCTGCTGCCGGTGGACGAGGAAATGCTCACCTGCTGGCGGGTGTGGCTGGCGCTGTGGTCGCACCAGCCGGACGACACCGCGGACGGCTCCTCGGGCGGCTTCGCGGAGGGCTATCAGGTGTGGCGCTCACTGCTGCGCAGGCACCTCAACGAGGCGGTGGCCGACGGTGAGCTGCCGGATGGGCTCGACCTGCCGCATGAGATCGGCGTGCTGGCCACGCTCGTGATCGGCACCGGGCTGCTGGCGGGGTCCGATCTCTCCACCCGCGGCCAACTGCACCGGCGGGCTCGCCGCATCTTCAACGAGCACTTCGCCCGCCTGGCCCAGCAGGGTTCGACGGTCTGAGCCCGCCACGCCGGGAGGTGGCGCGCACACGAAAACGGGGCTCCGGCCGGGCGGGCGATCCTCCGATCAGCGCCGCCGTGCCGAGCCCCGGAACGTTGGTGTCTACGCCGGCTCTCAGCTGCCCGCGTGGAACGTGAAGCGAACCTTGCCCACCCAGATCTCGTCGCCCTCGGTGAGCACAGCCCGATCCACCACGTGGCGGTTCAGGTACGTCCCGTTGAGCGAACCGGCGTCCTGGATGACGAAACCATCCCCTTCCCGGCGGATTTCGGTGTGGTAGCGGGACACGGTCACGTCGCCGAGCACGATGTCGCAGTCGCGGTGCCTGCCGAGCACCGTGCAGCTCTGCTCCAGCGAGAAGACCGCCCCTTCTTCCGGGCCGCGGGCCACCACCAGTGCCGCCGTGCCCGTGCGCGGACGCACCATCGAATCCGGGGCCGCCGTGGCGAGGCCGGGCTCGTCGGCTCGCGGGGCGGGCACTCCAACGATGTTCTCATCCTGCGGCGACGCCGCCGGATCCTGGGAACCGGGGCGGAACGTTCCGAACGGGGATCGGATCATCATAGTTCTCCCTTGCGCGGACCACTCAGTTCGTGCGTTTCCCACTGTGGCCCCGATTCGGCCACCACGACCGGGCCGTTCGTCCCGAACCGCCGGTGGCCTCCCGCACACCGGGTGACAGAACCACTCCCCTCCGGCACCGAACAGGCGACCCGACGTTCCGCCCCACTACCCCCAGCCACCACATCGATCCCGCCATCCCGGGCGGGCGCTCGATCAGGTCGCAGGCAGAGCGTGCACTTCGGCGAGCGCCCGCTCCAGGCGGGATCGGACGGCACCGGCGGTCACGACGAGCTGCTCCGTGCCCGGTTTCAGCTCGGCGAGCAGGTCGTCCACATCGCGCAACCCGGCCCGCTGCAGCAGGCGCTTCTCGTTGGTCACCCACTCGCCGCGTGCGGCCAGCACGGCGTGCCCGACCTGGCACGCGGCTTGCGCCAGCAGCCCGGCGCACTGGGTGACCCGCCCGCGCGCGCCATGCGCGCTCGTCGCGTACGCCAGCGACAGCACCGCCTGCCCGGCCCACACCGCGGGCGCGGATCTCCGCAGCGCGTCCGGGAATTCCGGGCTCGGCAGGCTCCCGGAGAGCACCTGGTTCCCGGCGAGTTCGGCGACCACCAGGTAGCTCGGAATCCCCGCCAGGTGGAACGCGAGCGGTTCCCAGTGGAACCGGCCCGCCCGGGCTTCCGCGAGCTCGCGCTCCACGACGTCCAGGTCGCGGTAGTGCACGTCGACGTGCCTGCCGTCGACCTCCAGCCACGCCCGCCGTTGAAGACCCCGCCGCCCCAGTCGCCGAGCTCGCTCACCTCTCCCGGCCGGCCGAGTGCGCGCAGCTCGGCAGGGTCCAGGGGTGAATCGGGGCGGTAGTACACACCGAGGTCCCAATCGCTTCCCTCGTGGTGCTCACCGGTGGCGCGGGACCCGCCCAAGGTCACCGCCAGCGCCCCGGACAACCCGCCGAGCGCGGCGGTCAGCGCCGACAGGAAACGTGCGTCCTCCGCGGACGTTCTGATGGACATGCGCCCTCTCAAGTGATGATCGTTCGATTCCGTTCATGGACGGCTCCGACCGCGCCGACGCAACGGAAACTCTCGCGTCGGCGAACCGGTCGTGGATCATCACAGGGCCATACCCGGAAGTTAGCAGCACACTCCCGGAGATCAAAACCGCGATCGCGCTCAGCCCGAACCGTGCCCGGACAGGAAAAGGGGCCGGTCTGCCGCCCCGACCACGGCAGACCGGCCCCGCCGGCGTTCCCCGCTGAAGTACCGCCTCGTCCGGCCCTAAGCGGGGTGCGCCTCGCTCACGTGCAGCGGAGTTCCCTGCATGCACGTGGTGAGCGCGCCGGGGTCCGGCCGGCCACGCACCACCAGGTGCGCACCGGGTTTCACCACTGACGGGTCGCCGCCGACCAGCAGGTACGGAGTGCGGCCCTGGCCGGGCAGCAGCGCGCAGCGCGGCTCCACTCCTGCCTCGACCCGGCCGGTCACCGTGATCTCCTGCTCACCGCTGCCGGCGACCGCGGGCGTCGCGCCCGCCAAGCCCAGCACCGATACGAGCAGCACTCCCACCGTTACCCACCGCGACGTCGTCATGGCGCCCATTGCACAAGGAACCAGCGACGATCGCCACTTGAAGGCGATGCCGACCGCTACGGCCGCCCGGCGCCGGAACATCATCGGCGGCGCCGCCGGATGCGCGATGCAACCGCGGGGCCGCTGCGCGAGGCCGCCCCGCAGGGCCGGATCGGCACCGACGTCGATGCCGCGCGAGCCGCGCACCGGGTGCTGGAGCTGACCGACATCTCGCACCCGCACCGGCGTCGAGCAGGACTTCGACGCCCTCGACCAAGTGCCGATGCTCCGGCTGATCCTCGCCCACTACCTCGGGGCGCCCGAAGAGAAGGCCGGGCGCTGAACCACCACGGTCGTGGTGATCAGAGCCCGGCCCGACTTCCTCATCAGCCGCCTGCCAGCGGCGATGCCCGCTTCAGCTGTCGAACAACGGGCCGCGGTGGACCTTGTGCTGGGCGGCCTGCGCGAGAGGGCGCAACACCAGGCTGTCGATGTTGACGTGCAGCGGTTGCGCCACCGTCATGGCCACGACTCCGGCCACATCGTCCGCGGTCAGCGGCCGGTCCACGTCGGCGTAGACGGCGTCGGCCTTGTCCTGATCGCCGTGGAAGCGGTTCCGGGAGAACTCGTCGGTGTGCACCATGCCCGGCTGGATCTCGATGACCCGGACCGGCTGCCCGGCCAGCTCCAGGCGCAACGTCTCGGTGAGCGCGTGCGCACCGTGCTTCGCGGCGCTGTAGCCCGCCCCGCCCTCGTAGTTGACGAAAGCGGCCGTCGAGGTCATGTTGACGATCGTGCCGCCGCCCCCGGCGCGCAGCAGCGGCAGCAGCGCCTGGGTCACGTGCAAGGTGCCGAGCACGTTCACCGAGTACATGCGCTGCCATTCTTCGGGTTTCCCGGCCGAGACCGGGTCCGATCCCCACGCGCCACCGGCGTTGTTCACCAGCACGTCGCACGCATCGAGCTCGGCGGCGAACGCGGCGACAGAGGCCTGGTCGGTGACGTCGAGCGGCAACGCCCGCCCGCCGATCTCCTCCGCGAGGTCGGCGAGGCGGTCCTGCCTGCGCGCGGCCACCACAACGTGGAATCCGTCCCCGGCCAGGCGACGGGCGGTCGCCGCGCCGATCCCACTGCTCGCTCCGGTCACCACGGCGGTCTGTGTCACACGAACTCCCCTGCTCACGCTGATCTCCCGAGCAACCCTAGAAAACGGTCCGGGTGGTCTCAACATGGGGCTTTTCCGGTCCGATTTCTCCTAAACGCGCCACTCCGCCCGCGATCTTGGCTACGGTGAGTAGTGCCCTGATCATCCACGGCGAGCCACCGCCGTCCGACCATCGCGAGGTGAGGCCGGCCGTGCTCTACGGCATCGACATCTCCCACCATCAAGGCGCGTTCGACCTCGGCCGCACCCGGGCCGAGGGGTTCGAGTTCGCCTTCCTCAAAGCGACCGAAGGGAGTTCCTTCGTCGACAGCCGGTTCGGCGCGAACCTCGGCAATGCGCGCGCCGCCGGCCTGCTCGTCGCCGCCTACCACTACCAGCGCGCCGATTCGAGCGCCGCCGCGCAGGCCGGGCACATCATCAACACGGTGCCCGCCGACGTGCCGGTGATCCTCGACGTGGAGGCCAACGGAGGCGGCCCCGACATCTCCCGCGACATCATCGGCCGGCTGCAAGCCGCCGGGTACCGGTCGCCGCTGCTGTACCTGCCGCGCTGGTACTGGGAGCAGATCGGCTCGCCGCCGCTCGGTGGGCTACCACCGTTGTGGTACTCGCGTTACGCGAGCAACGAGGGCGGCTACGCCAGCGAGATCTACGAGCGCTACCGGGACTTCTACGACGCCCAGTGGGGCGGCTACGGCGGTCTCGGCGTCGCGATCCTGCAGTTCACCAGTTCCGCCACCGTCGCCGGGCACGCACCCGTCGACGCCAACGCGTTCCGCGGTACCCGCGAGGAGCTCGCGGGGCTGCTCGGCTCATCTACTCCGGAGGACGACTTGACTCCCGATCAGGCGCAGAAGCTCAACGAGATCCACCACGAGCTGTTCGGCCCGCGCGGACCGCAGGGCCAGATCGTGGGCTGGGGCACCGAAGCGGGCAACCACACCGCGATCGGACTGCTGGTGCACATGTTCAACGCCCTGCTCGGGCCGCGACCGTCCAGAGTGCCGGGCGCCGAACACGTGCAGGTGCCGGCCGTGGACGCGATCCGGGACACCAACGGAGTGGTGTACCAGCTGCCCGCGATGATCAACGCGGGTGCGACGGGTGATCCGCAGGCCGTGGCCGAGGCGCTGCGCCCGGTGGTCGCCGAGGCCGCCGGTCCCGCGATCCGCGAGTCCATCGCCGAGGTCTACGGCGCCGACGACCCGGCTCGCACCGAGGCCGTGGTGCAGGCGATCGCCAACCGCCTCGCCGCCCGGCAGGCACCCGCCCAGCAGATCCCGGCCCAGCCCCAGGCTCCGCAGGCACCGGTCGAGCAACCGCCGGCGCAGTGATCCCGAAGGCGGGCGCAGCGGCGACCTGATCAGAGTGAACGGACCGTTCGCCCAACAAGAGTGGACGAACGGTCCGTTCACTCCCGCCGCACTGCTCGCCGACGGTGCGTCGGCGCCCAGTGCGTCCGCGTCGGCCGGGTCGCGCCCACTCCTGATCTGAGTGAACGGACCGTTCGCCCGATCTCGTTGGTCAAGCGGTCCGCTCACCCCGAACCGGAAGTGAGTGAACGGACCGTTCGTCCAGCGGGATGGGACCAACGGTCCGTTCACTCCGGGAAAGACAGCGGCCCACCTGCCCGGGAGATCCGGGCGGGTGGGCCGCTTTTGCGCCGTACGGCGGCTACTTGTCGTCGTCCTCGGTGTCGGGCTCCAACGGGCGGATGTCGTTGCGGTCGTCCGAGCTCGGCACGTCACCCGGCAGCGAGACGGTGTGCGGGAGCACGCCGGGCGTCCAGTCGCCCCAGTGCGTCTCCTCGTGCACCCGCATCGCGGCCTCCGCGGGCAGCGCTCCCCGTTCGTACGGGTCCACGGCGTAGAGCGACCCCCAGTCCCGGTAGAGGTCGTTCTTCAGGTACGTCGGCAGCTCCCGCATGCTCGCCGCGACGTTGAGCCAGCCGAACGGCCCGCCCGCGTCCGGCGAGGACCAGCCCTGCCCGGTGGGCCGCACCGCCTCACCACCGGCCACCCGGAACCGCGGCATCTCGGCGATGCCGTGGTGCAGGCCGGAGATCTGCAGGCACGGGTGCACCAGGGCCGCGGGCCATTCCACATAGGCGGGGCTGTCGCCGACGACGTCGGTCATGTTCGTGAGCTGCGGTGCGCGCGGAGCGCTGACCGCTTGCCAGCCGCGCGCCGACACGGACTGGTCCACGGCCACGACGCGCATCTTCGTGGTGTCCTGGGCGTCGCCGTCAACGACGAGGCGGTGATCCCGCCAGGCCGGGCCGCCCGCCTGCAGCAGGTAGCGGCGAGCGGTGATCTGGAAGCCCTGGTCGGTGTCCTTGCCGAACTCCACGGCCAGCGAGTTCGCGCCGCCTTCGATCCCCGCCATCGCCAGCACGATCGGCACTTCCCCGTTCGCGGCGCGTTCGGGCACGTCGTACCACTGGGTGCGCAGTTCGCCGGTGCCCTGCGGGGTGTAGCTGCCCCACACCGGGGCGTTGTCGCCGCCGAACTGGTACGGCGGCCGCCACTCGTCGGCGACGCCGCTCGGGCCGGGCGGCGTGCCGTCGCGGTTGAAGCCGGTCAGCTTGGCCTTCAGGTACTCCTCCGGCGTCTCCTCACCTTCGAGGCGCTTCGACGGCACCGGCACGTCCGGGGAGAACGCGGGCGCCGGTTCGGTGGGCTGTTCCCCGGCGACCTTGAGCATCCCGGACTGCGGGTTCGTCTCCACGTAGACGTAGTCGGAGAGCCCGCAGCTGCCGCCGGTGAGCTGTTTGATGTTGTCGGCGCCCATGCTGTAGCCGCCTTCGCGTTCCTGGATGGCCTTCCCGAACGCGGCGAGCTCACCGATGATCAGCAGCGCGCAGATCAACGCCAGCGGGGCGGTACCGAGCCGCAGCGCTCGGCTGCGGTGCTCGACGCCGTTCGCCGGCGCGAGGCTGCGGTCCCCGCGCAGGTGCTCCACCAGCGCGACGACGGCGGCGATGGCGGCGACGCCGAGCAGGATGGTGCTGGCGTTGCGCCCGTTGACCGCGGGTGGCATGTCGTACCAGGGCACGCCCCAGCCCGACACGTACCACCAGGCGTTCGGCCCGGTCGCCGAGAACGCGGAGATCACCATGAGCCCGGAGAAGAACGCCGCCCGGTTGCGCCGGGACCGCAGCACGGTGGTGCTGGTGGCGAGCGCGGTGAGCGCCGCGACCGCTCCGCCCACCGCCGCGAAGATGCCGAAGTGGTGGGTGTGCTTGGTCTGGGTGAGCGCGAGCGCGACGAACGACATCGCCGCCACCGCCAGCAGCCTGCGGCTCGGGCCGAGGGCGGCGCCGCGGATCCGGTTGCGCCGCAGGAGCACGACCGCGCAGGTCGCCAGGCACAGCATCACCAGCAGCACCGGGAATCGCCGCGTGAGCGAGCCGTCCGGGATCTGGCTGAACAGCATGTTGTAGCGGTTGAGCTCCTGGTACCACTTCTCGCTGGGACCCAGGTCGATCTTCAACGAGGTGGCGTCCATGATCGACTGCCAGGTCTGGTCCCAGACCAGCCAGGTCAGGATCACGAAGCCGGAGGCCGAGATCGGCGCGAGCACCGGCAGCCAGCCGAACTCCTTCGCCCGCCGCGACACCAGCTTGATGAGCGGTTTGAGCGCGGCGATGAACGGCAGCACCGCCACGATCCCGTGCGGCCCGGCGCCGACGGCGAGCGCGGCCATCACCAGGCCGAGCGCGGCGGGCATCAACCTGCTGGTCGCGACGGCGCGCTCCACCGCGCACAGCGCCAGCAGCGAGAACACCACGATGACCGGCTCGGAACGCAGGCCGTTGTTGTAGGGCAGCCAGAACGCGAGGAACACGGCGGCCGCGGCCCAGCCGGCGGCGTTGCTGCGGCGGACCTGCTGGCCCAGCCTCGGCAGCACCTCCCGGCTGATCAGCAGCCAGCTCGCGCAGGCCATCAGCAGCGAGGGCAGCCGCACCCACGGGATCGCCGTGGACACCTGCACCCACAGCGCGTAGATCTCGTAGAACCAGCCCCACGGCGCTTCGGGGTTGGCGAACCAGCGGTAGTAGTTGCTGATGTACCCGGCGGACTCGCGCGCTCGCGCGATGGCCATCGTGTAGCCGTCGTCGGAGCTCATCGCCCCGATCAGCCACCAGACCACGAGCGAGCCGAGCACCGCCACGTCGCGGGCGGTCGGCTTCCACCAGCCGG harbors:
- a CDS encoding MCE family protein, with translation MSRRSRRDPDPIVVGGAGILVLLLVLGLVVAVPQLSFLWRTREYTAEFANAGGLTTDAQVHVAGVPAGRVTGMDIAGDRVRVTFRLDREQRLGTTTSASVRLATVMGNRYLAVEPAGLGELAADAVIPRERTRIPYSLDELGTDATETAGELDLEALRGMMSTVREVSPQDPELLGQALTGITGAAELIDRHDAQLDELLNGARSTTATLVEQQGTLVRLLGDADLIVRTLNERRATVLRLIDDVDALSAQLDGFLSENSAKLGPLLSDLREITAALRRDEQAIARTIATLGPAGRSLANATGNGTWGDVSGPAGPLPDNLLCLTGLVEGCR
- a CDS encoding MCE family protein produces the protein MSLTATAVKFTAFVVVSVLSAVLVVNTLEHPLEGGTRSYRAEFTDAQGVKEGSEIRIAGVRVGVVDDVRLRDGTAVVSFQVLAEQPLPGGTRAVVRYADLLGSRFIALDAGDSGGVLPEGATIPLERTRPALELTALMNGFKPLFESLDPQAANQLAHELIAVFQGESGTVTSLLERVVSVTSGLTERDQVIGEVLVNLNTVLATTTEHREQLRTLIGRLGELTSAVAEDRGRIAEALDAGGALANSVRGSMDQITPNLTRDVDALGTMSQGWVDNRQRFDTAVQGLPELVTKLNRTLDYGTWVNIYVCNLRVSVGGAQVDLGGGPHSEVCR
- a CDS encoding MCE family protein, translated to MVDLTRGGVSRTSLALRGIGGVVVVLAAAAFAVLGGAEAFDSDPAVSAEVPAAAGPVRVNSAVRYRGVVVGELAEVSAGTAGSRLTLRIDPSTMDSIPAGVRLRILPKTLFGDQYVELAGAESAASQGYLQPGAEIAADTDAGTVRIYEAYTRMFELLENLRPAELQVALGTMADVLRGRGAELGETIDTLHDLSGRFDPAETVGELGEVAGLTEQLATAAPDLLATLDDAVVLSRTVVQQRENLTDLLGAGTELAGRSQRFLDENAARAIEVVHVTRPASEVLGGNADRITETLHDLREFTSNASRTFVDDRFQIRAPVTLEDPHPYTPADCPRYPGLDGPNCPQATTYGGAVGSVGTAREKGELERLFTSPIEAPAPSTGDSAKPAAGAAPDDDLLGLLFGPVVRGTQVVTR
- a CDS encoding ABC transporter permease — translated: MADLLVRAARRRTRGLFDLLVAWGVQVTFYFRAIASVPFAPARYRKHVARLVAEISFGSASLLAGGGTIGVIFAMSFVASTQVGLEGYRGLDLIGLTPMSGLMSAMVNTRELAPLVASIALAAKVGTGFTAQLGAMRISDEIDALESMAVRSLPFLVSTRMAAAFISVVPLYLVGLFASYIATRVAVVNLQGQSGGTYDFYFQLLLAPSDVGLSLVKAVVFAMLVTLVHCFYGYYATGGPEGVGRAAGRALRTSIVAITFVDMLLTLLFWGLSPSLPALGVQ
- a CDS encoding ABC transporter permease, with amino-acid sequence MALETPPPRGPFADAAAQAGMLVVFSVRTARAGARALLGRRLSWRECLEQSWFLASVSTLPAVLMTIPLGVLVAVNIGSLAGQLGAESYAGAVVAFVVVGQAAPLVCALMISGVGGSAICADLGSRKLREETEAMEVMGLSTMERLVVPRVLAAILVTVLLNGVVMAIGISATLFVHVLLGGSSGGFLATLTTYSDPGGFLMAEIKAGTFAVLAAVVSAFKGLTAKGGPSGLGDAVNEAVVMAFVLVFVANTVLTELHPLLLPPKGEF
- a CDS encoding TetR/AcrR family transcriptional regulator encodes the protein MAKKIRDPRSRQHIVEAAWRLLAHRGLSATTVRAVAAEAEVSTGSVTHYFEDKAELINEVLRHNGKIASQRVAEAVGDRHGLDAVQRATHGLLPVDEEMLTCWRVWLALWSHQPDDTADGSSGGFAEGYQVWRSLLRRHLNEAVADGELPDGLDLPHEIGVLATLVIGTGLLAGSDLSTRGQLHRRARRIFNEHFARLAQQGSTV
- a CDS encoding FHA domain-containing protein, coding for MPAPRADEPGLATAAPDSMVRPRTGTAALVVARGPEEGAVFSLEQSCTVLGRHRDCDIVLGDVTVSRYHTEIRREGDGFVIQDAGSLNGTYLNRHVVDRAVLTEGDEIWVGKVRFTFHAGS
- a CDS encoding SDR family oxidoreductase, which gives rise to MTQTAVVTGASSGIGAATARRLAGDGFHVVVAARRQDRLADLAEEIGGRALPLDVTDQASVAAFAAELDACDVLVNNAGGAWGSDPVSAGKPEEWQRMYSVNVLGTLHVTQALLPLLRAGGGGTIVNMTSTAAFVNYEGGAGYSAAKHGAHALTETLRLELAGQPVRVIEIQPGMVHTDEFSRNRFHGDQDKADAVYADVDRPLTADDVAGVVAMTVAQPLHVNIDSLVLRPLAQAAQHKVHRGPLFDS
- a CDS encoding glycoside hydrolase family 25 protein, with amino-acid sequence MRPAVLYGIDISHHQGAFDLGRTRAEGFEFAFLKATEGSSFVDSRFGANLGNARAAGLLVAAYHYQRADSSAAAQAGHIINTVPADVPVILDVEANGGGPDISRDIIGRLQAAGYRSPLLYLPRWYWEQIGSPPLGGLPPLWYSRYASNEGGYASEIYERYRDFYDAQWGGYGGLGVAILQFTSSATVAGHAPVDANAFRGTREELAGLLGSSTPEDDLTPDQAQKLNEIHHELFGPRGPQGQIVGWGTEAGNHTAIGLLVHMFNALLGPRPSRVPGAEHVQVPAVDAIRDTNGVVYQLPAMINAGATGDPQAVAEALRPVVAEAAGPAIRESIAEVYGADDPARTEAVVQAIANRLAARQAPAQQIPAQPQAPQAPVEQPPAQ